From a single Nicotiana tabacum cultivar K326 chromosome 8, ASM71507v2, whole genome shotgun sequence genomic region:
- the LOC107803350 gene encoding uncharacterized protein LOC107803350, whose protein sequence is MVQTVEANKGGGGSIKVGTTGTIGSLMSRELDSKKFSPQTPASYRSKSPTVSSFIAGSATSPKRVKPGTLSDKASSSGMSEDNKKCPEIVRKTKHYNRKTNQIPILKNDNVFVDGTPVRQKPQRKGPYMVEIVDINCGDADRTWAGPIKNRLKKLGFSKLSESPV, encoded by the coding sequence atggtTCAGACAGTGGAAGCCAATAAGGGTGGTGGAGGTTCTATTAAAGTTGGAACAACTGGTACAATCGGTTCCTTGATGTCAAGAGAATTAGATTCTAAGAAGTTTTCTCCTCAGACACCGGCTTCATATAGAAGTAAGTCTCCTACTGTTAGTTCTTTCATTGCTGGAAGTGCAACCAGTCCTAAAAGAGTGAAGCCAGGAACATTGAGTGACAAAGCAAGCAGCAGTGGGATGTCTGAGGACAATAAGAAATGCCCTGAAATTGTCAGGAAAACAAAGCACTATAATCGAAAAACTAATCAAATTCCAATACTAAAAAACGACAATGTCTTCGTTGATGGAACTCCTGTGAGGCAGAAACCTCAGAGAAAGGGACCTTACATGGTGGAAATTGTGGACATAAATTGTGGGGATGCTGACAGAACTTGGGCAGGCCCTATAAAGAATCGCCTGAAGAAGCTTGGTTTCTCAAAGCTGTCTGAAAGCCCTGTCTAA
- the LOC107803353 gene encoding chloroplastic lipocalin-like → MVCYNLVVQQSPPILLQSLYPSKPRGMPMKVMSGCCNECPISSKVAVKQVFSGLAASILFLSQSNLAFAADLPHYNSVSQLANAIDSAPVLPLEKGNDGGGGKLMMMRGMTAKDFDPIRYSGRWFEVASLKRGFAGQGQEDCHCTQGIYTVDMAAPAIQVDTFCVHGGPDGYITGIRGRVQCLTEEDREKNETDLERQEMIREKCYLRFPTLPFIPKEPYDVIATDYDNFALVSGAKDRSFIQIYSRTPNPGPKFIEKYKNYLGSFGYDPSQIKDTPQDCEVKSTSQLAAMMSMPGMQQALSNQFPDLELKAAVEFNPFTSVFETLKKLVELYFK, encoded by the exons ATGGTGTGCTACAATTTGGTAGTCCAACAATCACCTCCAATTCTGCTTCAATCACTGTATCCCTCCAAACCCAG GGGGATGCCTATGAAAGTGATGTCCGGCTGCTGTAATGAATGTCCTATATCTAGTAAGGTTGCGGTTAAACAAGTCTTTTCAGGTCTTGCAGCATCGATCCTATTTCTCTCTCAAAGTAACCTG GCTTTTGCAGCAGATCTTCCTCATTACAACAGTGTGTCCCAACTTGCAAATGCCATAGACAGCGCACCGGTTCTTCCTCTGGAGAAGGGAAATGATGGTGGAGGTGGAAAGTTGATGATGATGCGAGGCATGACAGCAAAAGACTTTGATCCAATCAGGTATTCTGGAAGATGGTTCGAAGTAGCTTCCCTTAAACGTGGATTCGCTGGACAAGGTCAAGAAGATTGCCACTGCACCCAG GGCATTTACACTGTTGATATGGCCGCACCTGCTATCCAAGTAGACACATTTTGTGTTCATGGAGGACCTGACGGCTACATCACAGGCATAAGGGGAAGGGTTCAATGCCTTACCGAGGAGGATAGGGAGAAAAATGAGACTGATCTAGAAAGGCAAGAAATGATTAGGGAGAAGTGTTACCTTAGGTTTCCTACATTGCCGTTCATCCCAAAGGAGCCTTATGATGTTATTGCAACTGATTATGACAATTTTGCACTGGTTTCTGGAGCTAAAGACAGAAGCTTCATTCAG ATATACTCGAGGACACCTAATCCAGGACCAAAATTTATAGAGAAATACAAAAACTACTTAGGTAGTTTCGGATATGATCCAAGCCAAATCAAAGACACGCCACAAGACTGTGAGGTGAAGTCTACGAGTCAGCTAGCAGCAATGATGTCCATGCCAGGAATGCAACAAGCTCTAAGCAACCAATTCCCTGATTTAGAGTTGAAGGCCGCTGTTGAATTCAACCCATTCACAAGTGTTTTTGAAACTCTCAAGAAGCTTGTTGAGCTTTATTTCAAGTAG